In Paenibacillus sp. FSL M7-0420, a single genomic region encodes these proteins:
- a CDS encoding metallophosphoesterase, which yields MDIQTKVHTIFMLVGATECGKSTFAKEVLIPQLKAADSATGLRTNVQYLSSDLIRQEILGYDYDKYDQVMLEASSHTFALLFERLKRVTSWPINAEFVIMDTIGLAEDYRSKVRAIAQENQYNLEVILFDYRKREDYYASERSKKLISGHLNRLRREVLPVLSREGYHSIHKVRAKDFLLEGLEGTDDSGEKRPNPDYRVHIQDWEAYAAAVLPQEQEYIVVGDVHECVQELQGLLRSYGYRIEEGKLSATDKLKNTRIILAGDWIDKGKQTREIIEFLYSNQEHFLLVMGNHENFVYKYLRGEIKGTEPELLRTYFDSTQVLQEDEELLRKFSVLVESAKPFYRYIGNRGPSFYVTHAPCRNKYIGKLDTNSQRHQRNFRLDRESAYEQQLEFLKEEAEGNHPFHLFGHIAAKQTFRIKNKLHLDTGAVHGNGLTSVLITFKPFYKSHKSRQQLLQEDLPILFREVSTVSVEELDAESMRRLHYSSQNKVNFISGTMSPADKDEVAGELESLRKGLDYFAGRGVYEVVLQPKYMGSRCTVYLYRDVEHCYAVSRNGYKVKAVDLTPVYQGLLDRFGAYMEEQDIRVLLLDGELLPWKALGEGLIERQFQPIGRALENELAFLREHGFEESLGELIREYEASGFEQDQHHLTKEALNTSYGAHVYQTYKHVRSIRDAYVGLDQRDEAYRVYKQQLELYAGDAELAYKPFAILKEVLESGEERLPEGLTSEQYRFLNDDEILVLDLKDTEAYRSAEAFFATITVEQQMEGIVIKPEQEQPGVVPYLKVRNPGYLSIIYGYDYRFPHKYSKLMKQKNIVPKLRTSLAEYRLGKQMLEIKLEEISADNSAYKQIAANLLFEVTKEKEIDPRL from the coding sequence ATGGACATTCAGACGAAGGTACACACGATATTCATGCTGGTGGGCGCGACGGAGTGCGGGAAGTCTACTTTTGCCAAAGAAGTGCTGATTCCACAGCTTAAGGCTGCGGACAGCGCTACAGGTCTGCGTACGAATGTGCAGTACCTCTCCTCAGACCTGATCCGTCAGGAGATCTTGGGCTACGATTACGATAAATACGACCAGGTCATGCTGGAGGCCAGCTCGCATACGTTCGCGCTGTTATTCGAGCGGCTGAAGCGGGTCACCTCCTGGCCGATTAATGCGGAGTTTGTCATTATGGATACGATAGGTCTCGCCGAGGATTACCGCAGCAAGGTGCGGGCGATTGCCCAGGAGAACCAGTATAATCTGGAGGTCATTCTGTTCGATTACCGTAAGCGGGAGGATTATTATGCCTCGGAGCGCTCGAAGAAGCTGATCTCGGGTCACCTGAACCGGCTGCGCCGGGAAGTGCTGCCAGTGCTGTCCCGCGAGGGCTACCATAGCATTCATAAGGTGCGGGCGAAGGATTTTCTGCTGGAAGGTCTGGAAGGTACTGATGATTCGGGGGAAAAGCGGCCGAACCCGGATTACCGGGTGCACATTCAGGACTGGGAGGCGTATGCCGCTGCGGTGCTTCCGCAGGAGCAGGAATACATTGTGGTCGGGGACGTACACGAGTGTGTTCAAGAGCTGCAAGGGCTGCTGCGCAGCTACGGCTACCGGATTGAAGAAGGGAAGCTAAGCGCTACGGATAAGCTGAAGAATACACGGATCATCCTGGCGGGCGACTGGATCGATAAGGGCAAGCAGACCCGGGAGATTATCGAGTTCTTGTATAGCAATCAGGAGCATTTCCTGCTGGTAATGGGTAACCATGAGAATTTCGTCTATAAGTACCTGCGGGGGGAGATCAAGGGGACTGAGCCGGAGCTGCTGAGAACCTATTTCGATTCCACTCAGGTGTTACAGGAAGATGAGGAGCTGCTGCGCAAATTCTCCGTGCTGGTGGAGAGTGCGAAGCCCTTTTACCGCTATATCGGGAATCGGGGGCCTTCCTTCTATGTAACGCATGCCCCTTGCCGCAATAAGTATATCGGGAAGCTGGATACGAATTCGCAGCGCCATCAGCGCAACTTCCGGCTGGACCGTGAGTCTGCGTATGAGCAGCAGCTGGAATTCCTGAAGGAGGAGGCGGAGGGGAATCATCCGTTCCATCTGTTCGGACATATTGCCGCGAAGCAGACGTTCCGGATCAAGAACAAATTACATCTGGATACGGGGGCGGTGCATGGGAACGGGCTGACTTCTGTCCTTATAACCTTCAAGCCGTTCTACAAAAGCCATAAATCCCGGCAGCAGCTATTGCAGGAGGATTTGCCTATCCTGTTCCGCGAAGTGAGCACAGTCTCCGTGGAGGAGCTGGATGCGGAGTCCATGCGCAGACTGCACTATTCCTCGCAGAATAAGGTCAACTTCATCTCCGGGACGATGTCGCCTGCGGATAAGGATGAAGTAGCAGGCGAGCTGGAGTCACTGCGCAAGGGTCTGGATTATTTTGCCGGACGCGGGGTGTATGAGGTGGTCCTTCAGCCCAAGTATATGGGCTCGCGTTGCACAGTGTATCTGTACCGGGACGTAGAGCATTGCTATGCGGTTAGCCGCAACGGTTATAAGGTCAAGGCTGTAGATCTGACGCCGGTCTATCAAGGTCTGCTGGACCGGTTCGGGGCGTATATGGAGGAGCAAGACATCCGCGTGCTGCTGCTGGACGGGGAGCTTTTGCCCTGGAAGGCGCTGGGGGAAGGGCTGATTGAACGCCAGTTCCAGCCGATTGGGCGGGCACTGGAGAACGAGCTTGCGTTCCTGAGAGAGCACGGGTTCGAGGAATCGCTCGGCGAGCTGATCCGGGAGTATGAAGCCAGCGGGTTCGAGCAGGACCAGCATCATCTGACCAAAGAGGCGCTTAACACCAGCTACGGCGCTCATGTGTACCAGACGTATAAGCATGTCCGCAGCATCCGGGATGCCTATGTGGGGCTTGACCAGCGGGACGAAGCGTACCGGGTGTATAAGCAGCAGCTGGAGCTGTATGCGGGGGATGCGGAGCTTGCGTATAAGCCGTTTGCCATATTGAAGGAAGTGCTGGAGAGCGGAGAGGAACGGCTGCCTGAAGGATTAACCTCGGAGCAGTACCGTTTCCTGAATGATGATGAGATTCTGGTGCTGGATCTGAAGGACACGGAAGCGTACCGCAGCGCAGAGGCGTTCTTCGCCACAATTACCGTAGAGCAGCAGATGGAAGGCATCGTCATCAAGCCGGAGCAAGAGCAACCGGGAGTGGTCCCTTACCTGAAGGTCCGTAATCCGGGGTACCTGTCCATTATTTACGGCTACGACTACAGATTCCCGCACAAGTATTCCAAGCTGATGAAGCAGAAGAACATCGTGCCCAAGCTGCGGACATCCCTTGCCGAGTACCGGCTGGGTAAGCAAATGCTGGAGATTAAGCTGGAGGAGATCTCGGCCGACAACAGTGCCTATAAGCAGATTGCCGCGAACCTGTTGTTCGAGGTGACGAAGGAGAAGGAGATCGATCCGAGGTTATAA
- a CDS encoding class I SAM-dependent methyltransferase: protein MAIVQLRSTNPQLSFIIKKNPQSGMQLRPVRQGIAYGWYSDEATYNVYFKDADNEVSYKKNEGESFEYLNVSRYNTPLFPLNAVNEFFSTPFKARDERDAEGFEHSFTIQMIHVERLHYIRFFEQHLKDYTFTLEHQAHKSYSLTITTQLSLYHLLHVVSVLSLFLSIFGDEYIDISDRILDKYIRSLNVMDAPFYIRSLFARNLLKTREQFKRYKVAVEQTELYPIGLEYGSTAMQRRTFISGVLPFDKPILDIGCGEGFYAIPYAGKIEGAYYAVDINEELLEVVNRKAKAKELDNIVTFRSLEHFLELYNGEQVDIILTEVVEHMSETEAAALIRQIIRHVDFGQLIVTTPNADFNPYYELEGFRHEDHKWEKSQAAFEEWLTATLQGLGVEAEFSLVGDRVGDIRTSQSAIVRRQEG from the coding sequence ATGGCTATTGTACAACTGAGATCAACGAACCCGCAGCTAAGTTTCATAATTAAAAAGAATCCGCAGAGCGGCATGCAGCTTCGCCCGGTCCGCCAGGGTATCGCTTACGGCTGGTATTCGGATGAGGCCACTTATAATGTGTATTTCAAGGATGCTGATAATGAGGTCTCCTATAAAAAGAACGAAGGCGAGAGCTTCGAGTATCTCAATGTCTCCCGCTATAACACCCCGTTATTCCCGCTGAATGCGGTGAATGAGTTCTTCTCTACCCCGTTCAAGGCGCGGGATGAGCGGGATGCGGAGGGGTTTGAGCACTCTTTTACCATCCAGATGATTCATGTCGAGCGCCTGCATTACATCCGGTTCTTCGAGCAGCATCTGAAGGATTATACGTTCACCCTGGAGCATCAGGCGCATAAGAGCTATTCCCTGACCATTACTACGCAGCTAAGCTTATACCACCTCCTGCATGTGGTCAGTGTGCTGTCCTTATTCTTATCGATCTTCGGGGATGAATATATCGATATTTCGGACCGGATTCTGGACAAATATATCCGCAGTCTGAACGTGATGGACGCCCCCTTCTATATCCGCAGCCTGTTCGCCCGGAATCTCCTGAAGACCCGGGAGCAGTTCAAGCGGTACAAGGTGGCGGTCGAGCAAACGGAGCTGTATCCGATCGGTCTGGAATATGGCAGTACGGCGATGCAGCGGCGAACGTTCATCTCAGGTGTGCTTCCGTTCGATAAGCCCATTCTGGATATCGGCTGCGGGGAAGGCTTCTACGCCATTCCGTATGCCGGGAAGATCGAGGGCGCTTATTATGCGGTGGACATCAACGAGGAGCTGCTGGAGGTCGTGAACCGGAAGGCAAAGGCCAAGGAGCTCGATAACATCGTCACCTTCCGTTCGCTGGAGCATTTCCTGGAGCTGTACAACGGAGAGCAGGTGGATATCATACTGACTGAGGTTGTGGAGCATATGAGTGAGACGGAAGCGGCTGCGCTGATCCGGCAGATCATCCGCCATGTGGATTTCGGGCAGCTGATTGTGACTACGCCGAATGCGGATTTCAATCCTTACTATGAGCTGGAAGGCTTCCGGCACGAGGATCACAAGTGGGAAAAGAGTCAGGCGGCGTTCGAAGAGTGGCTGACCGCCACACTTCAAGGGCTGGGCGTAGAAGCCGAATTCTCGCTCGTGGGTGACCGGGTGGGCGACATTCGTACTTCGCAGAGCGCGATTGTGCGCAGACAGGAGGGTTAG
- a CDS encoding GH36-type glycosyl hydrolase domain-containing protein — protein MQYGHFDDKNKEYLITKPNTPAPWANYLGSPEYGAIISGNAGGYSFVKSGANGRHIRYHFNSKDEPGRYIYVKDLENGDYWSGSWQPVGKDLEQYKSVCHHGTGYTNIVSDYDNIHTESLYYVPLNKTYEVWRMKIRNDGTAARKLALFGFAEFTNDNNYEQDTVNLQYTLFISRTYFKHDKILQVINENIAGEQTWRFFGAAGAEVAGYDGDRDTFLGDYRSYGNPLSVENGQCSNSLNYNTNACGALQLNVELQPGEEKEVAFLLGQYDEEGASGILSHYQDLSVVDRELEELKTFWHSKLNRFQVQTPSSNLNHMINTWNAYQCFITFIWSRAASFQYSGLRNGLGYRDTVQDIQGIIHLDHEMALERLRLMISAQVSNGGGLPLVKFDHNPGHEGTPDDPEYVRETGHPHYRADDALWLFPTVIKYLNESGNWDFTDEVIPYSDQGEATVYEHLRQALQFSLDRMGAHGMPIGLHADWNDCLRLGAKGESLFVAFQLYMGFKVFMDIAENKNKPEDAAWAQGLLEELDGNIQKYAWEKDQFVRGFTEDNYTIGSWENDEGRIWLNPQSWSVLSGAARPEQAKLAMDKVYDNLRTDYGTMLFYPPFRKYGLPVALMALFNASTKENGGIFSQPQGWLILAETVIGNGERAFEYFLNCSPATMNENAEVRKLEPYVHGQFVESKDSPYQGRAHVHWLTGTASTVMVSLAEGIMGVQPQKDGLRLDPCVPSDWTDFSMVREFRGKKLNIQVENKHGVQKGVSRIVINGEEIQGNLIPVSRMAAENEVLVVMG, from the coding sequence ATGCAATACGGTCATTTTGACGACAAGAACAAAGAGTACCTGATTACGAAGCCGAATACGCCTGCTCCTTGGGCCAACTATCTCGGTTCGCCGGAATACGGTGCGATTATCTCTGGTAACGCCGGGGGCTACAGCTTCGTGAAATCCGGGGCCAACGGACGGCATATCCGCTATCACTTCAACTCCAAGGACGAGCCTGGGCGCTACATTTATGTCAAAGACCTGGAGAATGGGGATTATTGGTCCGGCTCCTGGCAGCCGGTAGGCAAGGATCTGGAGCAATACAAGTCCGTCTGCCATCATGGAACCGGATACACGAACATCGTCTCAGATTATGACAACATTCATACCGAGTCCTTATACTACGTACCGCTGAACAAGACCTATGAAGTATGGCGCATGAAGATCCGCAATGACGGCACTGCGGCTCGCAAGCTGGCCCTCTTCGGCTTCGCCGAATTCACCAATGACAACAACTATGAGCAAGATACTGTGAACCTGCAATACACGCTGTTTATTTCCCGGACCTACTTCAAGCACGATAAAATTCTTCAAGTCATCAATGAAAACATCGCGGGAGAGCAAACCTGGAGATTCTTCGGCGCGGCCGGAGCAGAGGTGGCCGGTTATGACGGGGACCGCGATACGTTCCTTGGAGATTACCGCAGCTACGGGAATCCGCTCTCCGTGGAGAACGGTCAATGCTCCAATTCGCTGAACTATAATACCAATGCCTGCGGTGCCTTGCAGCTCAATGTGGAGCTGCAGCCGGGGGAAGAGAAGGAAGTCGCCTTCCTGCTGGGACAATATGATGAAGAGGGAGCCTCCGGCATTCTTAGCCACTACCAGGATTTGTCCGTGGTAGACCGGGAGCTTGAAGAGCTGAAGACCTTCTGGCACAGCAAGCTTAACCGCTTCCAGGTGCAGACGCCAAGCAGCAATCTGAACCATATGATCAACACGTGGAATGCTTACCAGTGCTTCATTACCTTCATCTGGTCGCGTGCTGCCTCCTTCCAGTACTCCGGATTGCGCAACGGGCTCGGCTACCGGGATACGGTGCAGGACATCCAGGGCATTATCCATCTGGACCATGAGATGGCTCTTGAACGCCTGCGGCTGATGATCTCTGCCCAGGTATCCAACGGCGGCGGGCTGCCGTTGGTGAAATTCGACCATAATCCGGGTCATGAAGGAACACCGGACGACCCTGAATATGTGCGGGAGACCGGACATCCCCACTACCGGGCCGATGACGCTCTGTGGCTATTCCCGACGGTAATCAAGTATCTGAATGAGAGCGGGAACTGGGACTTCACCGATGAGGTCATTCCTTATTCGGATCAAGGCGAAGCTACGGTATATGAGCACCTGCGGCAGGCACTTCAATTCAGTCTCGACCGGATGGGTGCCCACGGCATGCCGATTGGACTTCATGCCGACTGGAACGATTGCCTGCGGCTTGGCGCCAAGGGTGAATCACTGTTCGTGGCCTTCCAGCTGTACATGGGCTTCAAGGTATTCATGGACATCGCGGAGAACAAGAACAAGCCGGAGGATGCTGCGTGGGCACAAGGCCTGCTGGAGGAGCTGGACGGTAATATCCAGAAGTATGCCTGGGAGAAGGATCAGTTCGTCCGCGGCTTCACCGAGGACAACTATACCATCGGCTCCTGGGAGAACGACGAGGGCCGAATCTGGCTGAACCCGCAGAGCTGGTCGGTGCTAAGCGGTGCGGCCCGCCCGGAACAGGCCAAGCTCGCCATGGACAAGGTCTATGACAATCTGCGGACCGATTACGGCACGATGCTGTTCTACCCCCCATTCCGCAAATACGGCTTGCCGGTAGCACTGATGGCGCTGTTCAACGCTTCGACCAAGGAGAACGGCGGCATCTTCAGCCAGCCGCAGGGCTGGCTTATCCTGGCGGAGACGGTGATCGGCAACGGTGAACGCGCGTTCGAGTATTTCCTGAACTGCAGTCCGGCCACCATGAATGAGAATGCGGAGGTCCGCAAGCTGGAGCCTTACGTCCACGGCCAATTCGTGGAGTCCAAGGACAGCCCGTATCAGGGCCGGGCCCATGTCCACTGGCTGACAGGCACAGCCTCCACTGTTATGGTCTCACTGGCAGAGGGCATTATGGGCGTTCAGCCGCAGAAGGACGGCCTCCGTCTGGACCCGTGTGTCCCTTCGGACTGGACCGACTTCTCCATGGTGCGCGAATTCCGCGGGAAGAAGCTGAACATCCAGGTAGAGAACAAGCACGGCGTCCAGAAGGGCGTCTCCCGCATCGTCATCAATGGCGAAGAAATCCAGGGCAACCTCATTCCTGTGTCCCGGATGGCGGCAGAGAACGAAGTGCTGGTTGTGATGGGTTAA
- a CDS encoding LytTR family DNA-binding domain-containing protein, translating into MEIRFEADTGMNRGWAKVVTHPAEQEHWKNLEATFQAAEKRIIVINASNNRQVSLETSKVAVIEVEDRMCSVHLITGEMYLLNTRLKFALEALDTPGFIKINNQTIINTRYIKEFSATANARVEVLLTNDSSYTVSRYYINHFRRSYHG; encoded by the coding sequence TTGGAGATTAGATTTGAAGCAGACACCGGCATGAACCGGGGATGGGCTAAGGTCGTTACGCATCCGGCGGAGCAGGAGCATTGGAAGAATCTTGAGGCAACCTTTCAAGCAGCAGAGAAGCGGATCATAGTGATCAATGCCAGCAATAACCGCCAGGTCTCCCTGGAGACAAGCAAGGTTGCGGTAATCGAAGTGGAAGACCGGATGTGCAGTGTACACCTGATTACCGGAGAGATGTACCTGCTGAATACGAGGCTGAAGTTCGCGCTGGAAGCGCTGGATACACCCGGGTTCATCAAGATCAACAACCAGACCATCATCAATACCCGCTATATCAAAGAATTCTCGGCAACCGCTAATGCGCGGGTGGAAGTCCTGCTGACGAATGATAGTTCTTATACTGTCAGCCGCTACTATATCAATCATTTCAGGAGGAGTTATCATGGCTAA
- a CDS encoding GNAT family N-acetyltransferase, producing MSVKQWSEDTISYDLNGEWSIRRAEPEEWGVYCSVYYNMQYNGFFREEGYTNPRRNAFWIYKGESRIGGVRMSPNVIYHLFVIPPFNDSFGILKQLKKLLIQWSDRKEPIRTYEVLPDQVQLYARAGFWPDEFRCRWMQRPTEEFHISWEDNLRIESPEVEVTEEGGKRFILAEEIARCDFESFRGGLDATRRKQTAVKDFLPTDPSYSNEELTQASTLVFDKATGQLIANCRLCLQDHVAAVYSIGVNPAYRGRRLATRMLQRALTMLKGTYPLLRLYVMEGNDAESVYYNLGFKPGVQEVQKMYIPVN from the coding sequence ATGAGTGTAAAGCAATGGTCTGAAGATACGATATCCTACGATTTAAATGGTGAATGGTCTATCCGCAGAGCAGAGCCCGAGGAGTGGGGAGTATATTGCTCCGTCTATTATAACATGCAGTATAACGGCTTTTTTAGAGAAGAAGGTTATACGAACCCGCGCAGGAATGCCTTTTGGATATACAAGGGGGAGAGTAGAATCGGCGGAGTCCGGATGTCACCGAATGTGATCTACCATCTCTTTGTAATCCCTCCGTTTAACGATTCATTCGGAATATTGAAGCAGCTTAAAAAGTTGTTGATTCAGTGGTCTGACCGGAAGGAACCGATACGGACCTATGAGGTTCTGCCGGATCAGGTTCAGCTATACGCGCGGGCAGGCTTCTGGCCGGATGAATTCAGATGCCGCTGGATGCAGCGGCCTACAGAAGAGTTCCACATCAGCTGGGAGGACAATCTGCGGATTGAGAGTCCTGAAGTGGAAGTAACTGAGGAGGGAGGCAAACGGTTCATCCTTGCAGAAGAGATTGCCCGCTGTGATTTTGAGAGCTTTAGAGGGGGCTTAGATGCGACCCGGCGGAAGCAAACTGCTGTGAAAGATTTCCTGCCTACTGACCCTAGTTACTCTAATGAAGAATTAACACAGGCCTCCACACTGGTATTTGATAAGGCCACGGGACAGCTCATTGCCAATTGCCGGCTGTGTCTGCAGGATCATGTGGCGGCAGTCTATAGCATCGGCGTTAACCCCGCCTATCGTGGGAGAAGACTGGCTACACGGATGCTGCAAAGAGCGCTGACGATGCTGAAGGGGACTTATCCGCTGCTGAGATTGTATGTAATGGAGGGAAATGATGCGGAATCTGTGTACTATAATCTCGGGTTTAAGCCCGGGGTGCAGGAGGTTCAGAAGATGTATATCCCGGTGAATTAA